One window of the Fundidesulfovibrio putealis DSM 16056 genome contains the following:
- a CDS encoding uracil-DNA glycosylase, with the protein MNTPIESLLQALADTPATKTLFNPFRDERLAENLRCYLNYLAARPITLAMIGEAAGHRGCALTGMPFTSPETLRDSQNDFFATHRDRLYRQGDIHEQSGRFVWGVADAQGVMPLVWNALPLHPHLPGKPRTNRTPTKAELELGEPLLRQVLEIFRPKVIVAVGRKAQESLGKLFPELEFHTVRHPAMGGSNLFRSQMADILADMAG; encoded by the coding sequence ATGAACACACCCATCGAATCGCTTCTGCAGGCACTGGCCGACACCCCGGCCACGAAGACCCTCTTCAACCCGTTCCGGGATGAACGACTCGCGGAAAACCTCAGGTGCTACTTAAACTATCTCGCGGCCCGGCCCATCACCCTGGCCATGATCGGAGAGGCCGCCGGACACCGGGGCTGCGCCCTGACCGGCATGCCCTTCACCAGCCCCGAGACCCTGCGCGATTCTCAAAACGACTTCTTCGCCACACACCGCGACAGGCTGTATCGCCAGGGGGACATCCACGAGCAGAGCGGGCGCTTCGTCTGGGGCGTGGCTGACGCCCAGGGCGTCATGCCCCTGGTCTGGAACGCGCTGCCCCTGCACCCCCACCTGCCGGGCAAACCCCGAACCAACCGCACGCCTACCAAGGCCGAACTGGAACTCGGAGAGCCGCTGCTCCGGCAGGTTCTGGAAATCTTCCGTCCCAAGGTGATCGTGGCGGTTGGGCGCAAAGCCCAGGAATCATTGGGCAAACTGTTCCCGGAGCTGGAGTTCCACACCGTACGCCACCCTGCCATGGGCGGCAGCAACCTGTTCCGCTCGCAGATGGCGGATATTCTCGCGGACATGGCGGGCTAG
- a CDS encoding helix-turn-helix domain-containing protein, whose amino-acid sequence MVSILQFPVGTDQVDGSSVPVTHTERDIFYKFSNRIIDSGLWASLKRPAKSSFLCIAAHADANGKSFPSQGMVAELTGITAKQVRVGTEDLREKMRDTFHAKQVWNQSTGRNHWEYFLVRPKMNWFPLVSRWLKDGTLSKLESAAHSLYPVMRRTGNLHHKDALVHFTGQDAARFHLECPSSSDFESWFPSRPFDLCRAEVEWLMSQSGIKDAKTLRKGLRSLETHGLIREVSTDTGQGWLVNLWPHASLDRQARSPLETPCDPHTIPLACSL is encoded by the coding sequence ATGGTCAGTATTCTACAGTTCCCAGTGGGAACAGATCAAGTCGATGGGTCATCAGTCCCAGTCACGCACACAGAGCGCGACATCTTCTACAAGTTCTCAAACAGAATTATCGACAGTGGCCTGTGGGCCAGTCTCAAACGTCCTGCCAAGAGTTCGTTCCTCTGCATCGCAGCACACGCTGACGCCAATGGGAAGTCCTTTCCCTCTCAGGGGATGGTTGCTGAACTCACTGGCATTACCGCCAAGCAAGTGAGGGTCGGTACTGAAGACTTGCGCGAGAAGATGCGCGACACGTTCCATGCCAAACAGGTTTGGAACCAAAGCACCGGACGTAATCACTGGGAATATTTCCTTGTCAGACCCAAGATGAACTGGTTCCCGCTGGTGTCACGCTGGTTGAAGGACGGCACACTGTCCAAGTTAGAGTCTGCTGCTCACAGCCTGTATCCAGTAATGAGGCGCACGGGGAACCTCCACCACAAGGATGCCCTTGTCCACTTCACAGGTCAGGACGCCGCCCGGTTCCATCTGGAATGCCCGAGCAGCTCAGACTTTGAGAGCTGGTTCCCGTCCAGACCGTTCGACCTGTGCCGTGCCGAGGTGGAATGGCTCATGTCCCAGAGCGGGATCAAGGACGCGAAGACTCTGCGGAAGGGCCTGCGCTCCCTGGAGACTCATGGCCTGATCCGTGAAGTCTCCACCGACACTGGCCAGGGCTGGCTGGTGAACCTCTGGCCCCATGCAAGCCTTGACCGTCAGGCCCGATCCCCACTTGAAACCCCATGTGATCCACACACGATCCCGCTGGCTTGTTCCCTCTAA
- a CDS encoding recombinase family protein, which translates to MSGQHVGYVRVSSVDQNLARQLDGVSLDERFEDKASGKDTNRPGLEGCLKHLRRGDTLHVHSMDRLARSLADLLRLVKELTERGVAVQFHKEALTFTGEPNPMQDLQLAVMGAVAEFERSMIKERQREGIAAAKAAGKHLGRSKMLTPEQVKEIKERKAKGETVKALAVEFGISRQSLYANYPDAVGKPAA; encoded by the coding sequence ATGAGCGGTCAGCATGTCGGATACGTCAGGGTGAGCAGTGTGGATCAGAACCTAGCCCGCCAGTTGGATGGGGTGAGCCTGGATGAACGGTTTGAGGATAAGGCGTCAGGCAAGGACACCAACCGCCCCGGCCTGGAGGGCTGTTTGAAGCACCTCCGCAGGGGCGATACTCTCCACGTCCATTCGATGGACCGGCTTGCCCGCTCCCTGGCTGATCTGCTCAGACTGGTGAAGGAACTCACCGAGCGCGGTGTTGCCGTCCAGTTCCACAAGGAGGCCCTGACCTTCACAGGGGAACCGAACCCCATGCAGGACTTGCAGCTTGCTGTCATGGGAGCCGTAGCAGAGTTCGAGCGGAGCATGATCAAGGAGCGGCAGCGTGAAGGGATCGCCGCAGCCAAGGCCGCAGGGAAGCACCTGGGACGCTCCAAGATGCTGACGCCGGAACAGGTGAAGGAGATCAAGGAGCGCAAGGCCAAGGGTGAGACGGTGAAGGCCCTGGCCGTAGAGTTCGGGATCAGCCGTCAGAGCCTGTATGCGAACTACCCGGATGCTGTAGGCAAGCCCGCCGCCTGA
- the tilS gene encoding tRNA lysidine(34) synthetase TilS, whose product MPALPGLQDLPPWAAHLCLRVESFLTGVFPETLDGRPVVLAVSGGLDSIALAVIFQALSRRLGCSLTIAHMDHGLRVESGQDAVFVDVFCSEAGLSCQSVRRDVRALAQSWKAGIEDAGRRARYEWLEEVRQQRGAACVVTAHHLDDLAEDQLLRLIRGAGWPALGGMRAWDGARRVLRPLLMTRKAELRHLLEDLGLPWREDASNQDPAYARNRVRADILPLLTRENSDYLGAAAELWRQARLDEIHWNDAMLGVSTIPPEDGGPVFLPDTTLHSSSQALRLRLYKRAVEAAGPGQALAGQLHNLDEAWRKRLTGKIIQFPGGKEARVERDGISFAASLPSNPPISVDTGLPRR is encoded by the coding sequence ATGCCCGCCCTGCCGGGACTTCAAGACCTCCCGCCCTGGGCGGCGCACCTGTGCCTGCGGGTCGAATCGTTCCTGACCGGCGTCTTCCCCGAAACGCTTGACGGTCGCCCCGTGGTGCTGGCCGTGTCCGGCGGCCTGGACTCCATCGCTCTGGCCGTCATCTTCCAGGCCCTGTCCAGGCGTCTGGGCTGCTCCCTCACCATCGCCCACATGGACCACGGCCTGCGCGTCGAATCCGGCCAGGACGCGGTCTTCGTGGACGTTTTCTGCAGCGAAGCAGGCCTGTCCTGCCAGAGCGTCCGCCGGGACGTGAGGGCGTTGGCCCAATCCTGGAAAGCCGGCATCGAGGACGCCGGACGCCGGGCGCGCTACGAATGGCTGGAAGAGGTGCGCCAGCAGCGGGGCGCAGCGTGCGTCGTCACGGCCCACCACCTGGACGACCTGGCCGAGGATCAGCTCCTGCGGCTTATTCGCGGCGCAGGCTGGCCCGCGCTTGGCGGCATGCGCGCCTGGGACGGCGCGCGCCGCGTCCTGCGCCCTCTGCTCATGACCCGCAAGGCCGAGCTTCGCCACCTGCTGGAGGACTTGGGCCTCCCCTGGCGCGAAGACGCGAGCAACCAGGACCCGGCCTACGCCCGCAACCGCGTGCGCGCGGACATCCTGCCCCTCCTCACTCGTGAAAATTCTGACTATCTCGGTGCTGCCGCAGAGCTGTGGCGACAGGCCCGACTGGATGAAATCCACTGGAATGACGCCATGTTGGGTGTCTCAACCATCCCACCTGAGGACGGAGGGCCGGTTTTCTTGCCTGACACGACGCTACACTCCAGCTCCCAGGCGCTGCGCCTTCGGCTCTACAAGCGTGCGGTGGAGGCGGCAGGCCCCGGACAAGCCCTGGCCGGGCAGCTGCACAACCTGGATGAAGCGTGGCGCAAACGCCTGACAGGAAAGATTATCCAGTTTCCCGGCGGCAAAGAAGCACGGGTGGAACGAGACGGCATTTCCTTTGCTGCGTCTTTGCCGTCCAACCCGCCTATCAGCGTTGACACCGGCTTGCCCAGACGATAG
- a CDS encoding tyrosine-type recombinase/integrase: MGTKPRQKANERYGGVYFRELDALHGSKPDRSWEIIYRGLNAKTVTEKVGRSSQGMTARKAYEALNQRKATVASGEEPQRKAGSPTLDDCWELYRTWAEQQGKHLQPEEARYRLHLATPFGGRKLIHIDPSDVATFKADKLQTLSPQSVKHILALARRVVAHALEVKRRWRDMNPFEFNEKRGTSVGNLNNERVRFFTPGEVQALLEELERHSQQLHDMALLSLRTGLRATEIFGLTGSDIQPEHGVIHLTSKGGKREVVRIHDPNGSLFSMLKNYVTEPGSLLFRARNGKRIVTLSDTFQRVCTALGLNQDDTPNTMKVTFHTLRHTFASWHAQSGKVTLYELQTLLRHKRVEMTQRYAHLIPEELSAKQTVILDVLNAGKNLAY; encoded by the coding sequence ATGGGAACCAAGCCAAGACAGAAAGCCAATGAACGCTACGGGGGCGTGTATTTTCGCGAACTGGACGCCCTCCACGGCAGCAAGCCAGACCGCTCCTGGGAGATCATCTATCGAGGGCTGAACGCCAAGACGGTCACCGAGAAAGTGGGACGCTCCAGCCAGGGAATGACCGCCCGGAAGGCTTACGAAGCCCTCAACCAGCGAAAAGCAACCGTTGCTTCTGGCGAAGAACCACAGCGCAAGGCTGGCTCCCCTACCCTGGATGACTGCTGGGAGCTCTACCGGACTTGGGCTGAACAGCAGGGCAAGCACCTCCAGCCAGAGGAAGCCCGTTACCGCCTGCACCTTGCCACTCCATTCGGTGGCCGGAAACTCATCCATATCGACCCCAGCGATGTTGCGACCTTCAAGGCCGACAAGCTCCAGACCCTCTCTCCACAGTCGGTGAAGCACATCCTCGCGCTTGCTCGGCGTGTTGTGGCCCATGCCCTTGAGGTCAAACGACGCTGGCGCGACATGAACCCCTTCGAGTTCAACGAAAAGCGTGGGACCAGTGTCGGCAATCTCAATAACGAGCGGGTCCGGTTCTTCACTCCCGGAGAAGTTCAAGCCCTGCTCGAGGAATTAGAGAGGCACTCCCAGCAACTCCATGACATGGCATTGCTCTCCCTCCGCACAGGACTTCGCGCCACAGAGATATTCGGCCTCACGGGGTCGGATATTCAGCCGGAACATGGGGTCATCCACCTGACGAGCAAAGGCGGCAAGCGCGAGGTTGTCCGTATCCATGACCCTAACGGCTCACTCTTCAGCATGCTCAAGAACTATGTCACTGAACCGGGCTCACTCCTGTTCAGAGCCAGAAACGGCAAGCGGATTGTCACCCTGTCCGACACCTTCCAACGTGTCTGTACTGCCCTTGGTCTCAATCAAGACGACACCCCCAACACCATGAAGGTCACCTTCCACACCCTGCGCCATACCTTCGCAAGTTGGCATGCACAGAGCGGAAAGGTGACCCTCTATGAGTTGCAAACACTCCTCAGACATAAGCGCGTGGAGATGACACAGCGTTACGCCCACCTCATACCAGAGGAGTTGTCAGCAAAACAGACCGTTATCCTCGACGTTCTCAATGCTGGTAAGAATCTCGCGTACTGA
- a CDS encoding glycosyltransferase family 4 protein yields the protein MLTTRIWASLDPFLEAGPVLGRTQANAAFLKALMRLDPYDAYRFYPASDAACRELAGKLQETWPRLWDSARLQVVHRRELPGQLAAEEHHVFHLSDCILNPSHLAALRNACSRKIFPITSVTHSLSYARYGQDFLRHLNPCTTARDAVVATSRAAVGVVNAYYRTLRQGYGLDPVAYPQPQVRHIPLGVDLDAYTPPDVQRREHLRQEQGFGGEVVFLVLARLCHSSKMDFLPILRAFHRLILGGLPADSVRLVLAGWTDEADWGGRILIDLARNIGLPLTVVERPSDQRKWELYAASDVFLSPSDNLQETFGLTLLEAQAMGLPVIASDFDGYRDLVEHGHTGELVPTLGPSVSDGVDLMAPMGFDNHTQLILAQRLAVDVAAMAAAVERLAGDAALRRRMGLNARQLAGNYSWESVAARHVELWDSLWLEDVPDKPAAKHPGSVAYAEVFGGYPTSLLGPGVQVALSRLGNAVYRGQDYPIVYEGLSGMIDPETLRALLVLARKPVDAHALCERLRAAVAGLGQEDAQAHMLWCLKHDLMERTDG from the coding sequence ATGCTCACGACGCGAATTTGGGCCAGCCTGGATCCCTTCCTTGAAGCAGGTCCTGTTCTTGGCCGAACCCAGGCCAACGCGGCCTTCCTGAAGGCGCTCATGCGCCTTGACCCCTACGACGCATACCGCTTCTACCCTGCGTCCGATGCGGCTTGCCGCGAACTGGCCGGGAAGCTGCAAGAAACCTGGCCCCGCCTGTGGGACAGCGCCCGGCTTCAGGTCGTGCATCGGCGCGAACTGCCCGGACAGTTGGCCGCCGAAGAACATCACGTTTTTCATCTCTCCGACTGTATCCTCAACCCAAGCCACCTCGCGGCGCTTCGAAACGCCTGTTCCAGGAAAATCTTTCCCATCACTTCCGTCACGCATTCGCTCAGTTACGCACGTTACGGACAGGATTTCCTGCGGCACTTAAACCCTTGCACCACCGCGCGCGACGCCGTGGTGGCCACCTCGCGCGCTGCCGTGGGCGTTGTGAACGCCTACTACCGCACCCTGCGCCAGGGCTACGGGCTGGACCCGGTCGCCTACCCGCAGCCGCAGGTCCGCCACATCCCGCTGGGCGTGGATCTGGACGCGTATACGCCTCCGGACGTGCAGCGCCGCGAGCACTTGCGCCAGGAGCAGGGATTTGGCGGGGAAGTGGTCTTTCTGGTGCTGGCCCGGCTCTGCCACAGCTCCAAGATGGATTTCCTGCCCATCCTGCGCGCCTTCCACCGTCTGATTCTTGGCGGCCTGCCAGCGGACTCGGTGCGCCTGGTCCTGGCCGGATGGACCGACGAGGCGGACTGGGGCGGGCGCATACTTATCGATCTGGCCCGCAACATCGGCCTGCCCCTGACCGTGGTGGAGAGGCCCTCGGACCAACGCAAATGGGAGCTTTACGCCGCATCGGACGTGTTCCTGTCGCCGTCGGACAATCTTCAGGAGACCTTCGGCCTTACTCTGCTGGAGGCCCAGGCCATGGGGCTGCCGGTCATCGCCTCGGATTTCGACGGGTACCGCGACCTGGTGGAGCACGGCCATACCGGCGAACTGGTGCCGACCCTCGGACCGTCCGTGAGCGACGGGGTGGACCTGATGGCTCCCATGGGGTTCGACAACCACACTCAGCTGATCCTGGCCCAGCGCCTGGCCGTGGACGTGGCCGCCATGGCCGCCGCCGTGGAACGGCTGGCAGGGGACGCTGCGCTCCGCCGCCGCATGGGGCTAAACGCCCGCCAGCTTGCCGGAAACTACTCCTGGGAGTCTGTTGCCGCCCGGCACGTGGAGCTTTGGGACAGCCTCTGGCTGGAAGACGTGCCGGACAAGCCCGCCGCGAAGCATCCCGGCAGCGTGGCGTATGCGGAGGTGTTCGGGGGATATCCGACGTCCCTGCTTGGACCCGGTGTGCAGGTGGCGCTCAGCCGCCTGGGCAACGCCGTGTACCGGGGCCAGGACTACCCCATTGTGTACGAAGGCCTCTCCGGCATGATCGACCCGGAAACCCTGCGCGCCCTGCTGGTGCTGGCCCGCAAGCCCGTGGACGCGCATGCCCTGTGCGAACGGCTGCGCGCCGCCGTGGCCGGACTCGGCCAGGAGGACGCCCAGGCGCACATGTTGTGGTGCCTCAAACACGATCTGATGGAGCGTACGGATGGCTGA
- a CDS encoding GGDEF domain-containing protein: MQRANRPDLIWGLGLEDSLCTAIEEALGSGYHLRNWPIDGLPSKRDMDKASPLTVWIPLSVWNALPPSSRKHLRDWELTQRVLLLDGPHEGPDVEEILELGFLTALTPPITANKIRDAVFRAKEVRGLYDDIFSMTREIMLERELLARKTDQIIFLNTVLTRASQSLEPGTILSNAQEDLSLLFPVQGLQGAFWQPAEDGRLESELFLAPGLDQHGKQLWVEYLLASAAKLAGGPIDAFTVESLFQISPDAVLPEPGSQTAMLLPLKVAGNCFGCLAIAKPKDVRLGKDQLVSMNAAANHLALALRNAMLFREVKTKADHDGLTRIHNRQSFDERLADELKRHQRYAHNLTLLLFDLDHFKAVNDTYGHQAGDMVLKDVGIILDESCRDTDFAARFGGEEFVVILPQTNEDQAWVLAERLRRKIEQKLFQYAGRSFQVTASIGVATLTPGSLDKREDLIRKADQALYLAKSSGRNMVCVSQAEQKKKAMAMARPA; the protein is encoded by the coding sequence ATGCAACGCGCGAACAGACCTGATCTCATCTGGGGCCTCGGGCTCGAAGACTCACTGTGCACGGCCATCGAGGAAGCCCTCGGATCAGGCTATCATCTGCGCAACTGGCCCATCGACGGCCTGCCCTCCAAGCGGGACATGGACAAGGCCAGTCCGCTCACGGTCTGGATTCCGCTCTCGGTGTGGAACGCCCTGCCGCCCTCCTCGCGCAAGCACCTGCGTGACTGGGAGCTGACCCAGCGCGTACTGCTGCTGGACGGCCCTCATGAAGGCCCTGACGTCGAGGAGATCCTGGAACTGGGATTCCTGACGGCCCTCACGCCCCCCATCACCGCCAACAAGATCCGCGACGCAGTGTTCCGGGCCAAGGAAGTGCGCGGTCTCTATGACGACATCTTCAGCATGACCCGCGAAATCATGCTGGAGCGCGAACTTCTGGCGCGCAAAACCGATCAGATCATATTTTTGAACACGGTGCTCACCCGCGCCTCCCAGTCACTGGAACCGGGGACCATCCTGTCCAACGCCCAGGAGGACCTGAGCCTCTTGTTCCCCGTACAGGGGCTTCAGGGCGCATTCTGGCAACCCGCAGAGGACGGCAGGCTCGAATCGGAGCTGTTCCTGGCTCCCGGCCTGGACCAGCACGGCAAGCAACTGTGGGTGGAATACCTGCTGGCCAGTGCGGCCAAGCTGGCGGGCGGCCCAATTGACGCCTTCACCGTGGAGAGCCTCTTCCAGATTTCCCCGGACGCCGTTCTGCCAGAACCGGGCAGCCAGACGGCCATGCTCCTGCCACTCAAGGTGGCCGGGAACTGCTTCGGGTGCCTGGCCATCGCCAAACCCAAAGACGTGCGCCTCGGCAAGGATCAGCTGGTCTCGATGAACGCGGCGGCCAACCACCTGGCCCTGGCTCTCCGCAACGCCATGCTCTTTCGCGAGGTGAAGACCAAGGCCGACCATGACGGCCTGACCCGCATCCACAATCGCCAATCCTTTGACGAGCGCCTGGCGGACGAACTCAAGCGCCACCAACGCTACGCCCACAATCTGACGCTCCTGCTGTTCGACCTGGACCACTTCAAGGCCGTGAACGACACCTACGGCCATCAGGCGGGCGACATGGTGCTTAAAGACGTCGGCATCATCCTGGACGAATCCTGCCGCGACACGGACTTCGCTGCCCGCTTCGGCGGCGAGGAGTTCGTGGTCATCCTGCCCCAGACCAACGAAGACCAGGCCTGGGTGCTGGCCGAGCGCCTGCGCCGCAAGATCGAGCAGAAGCTGTTCCAGTATGCGGGCCGATCCTTCCAGGTCACCGCCTCCATCGGAGTGGCCACCCTGACTCCGGGCTCGCTGGACAAACGCGAGGACCTGATCCGCAAGGCCGACCAGGCCCTGTACCTGGCCAAATCAAGCGGGCGCAACATGGTCTGCGTGTCCCAGGCCGAACAGAAAAAGAAAGCCATGGCCATGGCCCGTCCAGCTTGA
- a CDS encoding KilA-N domain-containing protein yields MLDGPSYKASGGDPKKSPGQWTRYEGSLEFMAKVAAESKSGISHIYESKAGRYGGTFAHWQIALAYAKWLSPELHMAVNETYMRYKSGDHTLALEVIDKQTDPKKLADIEVRARSIRNYVGAYREFGSFRRLKWL; encoded by the coding sequence CTGCTTGACGGACCTTCATATAAGGCGTCTGGTGGTGACCCCAAGAAGTCCCCCGGCCAGTGGACCCGCTACGAGGGGAGCCTCGAATTCATGGCGAAGGTCGCTGCCGAATCCAAAAGTGGGATATCCCACATTTACGAGTCCAAGGCTGGTCGCTACGGCGGAACCTTCGCCCACTGGCAGATCGCCCTGGCTTACGCGAAGTGGCTGTCCCCCGAGCTGCACATGGCGGTCAACGAGACCTACATGCGCTACAAGTCGGGTGACCACACCCTGGCGCTGGAAGTGATCGACAAGCAGACGGACCCCAAGAAGCTGGCTGACATCGAAGTCAGGGCTCGTTCCATCCGCAACTACGTCGGGGCTTATCGTGAGTTCGGCTCATTTCGCCGCCTCAAGTGGCTCTGA
- a CDS encoding adenylate kinase → MNILIFGPNGSGKGTQGSLVKDKYNLAHIESGGIFREHIGGGTELGKKAKAYIDRGDLVPDDITIPMVLETLKTRGAGGWLLDGFPRSIVQAQKLWEALQAANVKLDYVIEILLPREVAKNRIMGRRLCKNDNNHPNNIFIDAIKPNGDKCRVCGGELSARADDQDEGAIGKRHDIYYDTTTGTLAAAYFYKDLAAKGASKYIELNGEGSIGSIKDTLLAQLS, encoded by the coding sequence GTGAATATCCTGATCTTCGGGCCTAACGGCAGCGGCAAGGGAACCCAGGGTTCCTTGGTGAAGGACAAGTACAACTTGGCCCACATCGAGTCCGGCGGCATCTTCCGCGAACACATCGGCGGCGGCACCGAGCTCGGCAAGAAGGCCAAGGCCTACATCGACCGCGGCGATCTGGTCCCCGACGACATCACCATCCCCATGGTCCTCGAGACCCTGAAGACCCGTGGCGCCGGCGGCTGGCTGCTGGACGGCTTCCCCCGGAGCATCGTGCAGGCCCAGAAGCTTTGGGAGGCCCTGCAGGCCGCGAACGTGAAGCTTGATTACGTCATCGAGATCCTGCTTCCCCGCGAAGTGGCCAAGAACCGCATCATGGGCCGCCGCCTCTGCAAGAACGACAACAACCACCCCAACAACATCTTCATCGACGCCATCAAGCCCAACGGCGACAAGTGCCGCGTCTGCGGCGGCGAACTCTCCGCCCGCGCCGACGACCAGGACGAAGGCGCCATCGGCAAGCGTCACGACATCTACTACGACACCACCACCGGCACCCTGGCCGCAGCCTACTTCTACAAGGACCTGGCCGCCAAGGGCGCGAGCAAGTACATCGAGCTCAACGGCGAAGGTTCCATCGGTTCCATCAAGGACACCCTGCTCGCGCAGCTGTCCTAG
- a CDS encoding tetratricopeptide repeat protein — MNTVRVLVMLAMVLCVSGGESAADPFNEAREAVTSGDYEKAFGMYKVSAEQGNVSGMFYLGVMYDDGIGIQKNYYEAMKWYNKAAELGDHKAMFNIGMMYYIGEWTPQNYAEAMRWFRKSAELGDVKAMFNLGMMNSKVEGVARDYVQAHKWFNIAAAGGDETARKNRDELAKMMTPTQIAQAQKLAAEWNSEGKP; from the coding sequence ATGAACACTGTGCGAGTGCTGGTCATGTTGGCGATGGTGCTATGTGTGTCTGGTGGTGAGTCTGCTGCTGATCCTTTCAATGAAGCTCGTGAAGCGGTAACGAGCGGAGACTATGAAAAGGCTTTTGGGATGTACAAGGTGTCTGCGGAACAGGGTAATGTGTCGGGAATGTTTTACCTTGGCGTGATGTACGACGACGGCATAGGCATACAAAAGAACTATTATGAAGCTATGAAGTGGTACAACAAAGCTGCTGAACTTGGGGATCACAAGGCAATGTTCAACATAGGGATGATGTACTACATAGGGGAATGGACACCGCAGAACTATGCTGAAGCGATGAGGTGGTTCAGAAAGAGTGCTGAACTTGGAGATGTAAAGGCCATGTTCAACCTTGGGATGATGAACAGCAAGGTCGAAGGCGTAGCACGAGACTACGTCCAGGCTCACAAGTGGTTCAACATCGCTGCTGCTGGCGGGGATGAAACAGCCAGGAAGAACCGCGACGAACTCGCCAAGATGATGACCCCCACCCAGATAGCCCAGGCACAGAAACTCGCGGCAGAGTGGAACTCTGAGGGGAAGCCGTAG
- a CDS encoding helix-turn-helix transcriptional regulator translates to MDTARQRHSVGTVNIPKRYLTSHEVAAVYGVNEKTLADWRLKGSGPAYSKLNRLVRYNVDDLESFFLKARVSTRDSYQH, encoded by the coding sequence TTGGACACTGCACGGCAGAGGCATAGCGTTGGAACAGTCAACATCCCAAAGCGATACCTCACCTCTCACGAGGTGGCAGCGGTTTACGGCGTGAATGAGAAGACCCTAGCCGACTGGCGGCTGAAGGGTTCCGGCCCTGCGTACTCCAAGCTGAATCGGCTTGTGAGGTACAATGTCGATGACCTTGAATCGTTCTTCTTGAAGGCCAGGGTCAGTACGCGAGATTCTTACCAGCATTGA
- a CDS encoding glycosyltransferase has translation MADGREVHHHVLLRMRGGAVRVARMLSAHHSGGWRTGLSYEIDDCGSACSADPQYDSDSLCAAGAVGGHDPGASLVHVHGTQDWPGLLAGFVGAARPFLVTVHDCSLITGGCVYPVFCSHHSRNCEDPCPRCYPQSQMNRALKLRAVSAARPVLVSPSSWLAAMLRQEWPGAKVRVIPNGVDLPGRYMTKAEARSRFGIAAAARVVLFLAHGGAHAAYKGGDLVESLLARIGGMVPGTLGIVAGGVGGERREGLLTLPYVGGEQLEALLFAADVLVYPSLSDNHPLVVLEAMAHGLPVAAYAVGGIPEQIEHGKQGLLAPVMAEDKLVKAVTTILNDAALSRAMGDSCRDKASRHFTSARMARDYEKLYERMLRPSA, from the coding sequence ATGGCTGACGGCAGGGAAGTGCACCATCACGTGCTGCTGCGCATGCGCGGCGGAGCGGTCAGGGTGGCCCGCATGCTCAGTGCTCACCACAGCGGCGGCTGGCGCACCGGATTGAGCTACGAGATAGATGATTGCGGCAGCGCCTGCAGTGCGGACCCGCAGTATGACTCCGACAGCCTGTGCGCGGCGGGCGCGGTTGGCGGGCATGATCCCGGCGCTTCCCTGGTTCATGTTCACGGCACGCAGGATTGGCCGGGACTTTTGGCGGGGTTTGTCGGCGCGGCGCGTCCCTTTCTGGTGACCGTACATGATTGTTCTCTGATTACCGGCGGATGTGTGTACCCGGTGTTCTGTTCGCATCACTCGCGCAACTGCGAAGACCCATGCCCCAGGTGCTATCCGCAGTCGCAGATGAACCGCGCCCTGAAGCTGCGCGCCGTGAGCGCAGCCAGGCCGGTGCTTGTGTCGCCGTCGTCCTGGCTGGCCGCAATGTTGCGCCAGGAGTGGCCGGGGGCGAAGGTGCGGGTGATCCCCAACGGGGTGGACCTGCCTGGGCGTTACATGACCAAGGCCGAGGCCCGTTCCCGCTTCGGGATCGCCGCAGCCGCAAGGGTTGTCCTGTTTTTGGCCCACGGCGGCGCGCACGCGGCCTACAAGGGCGGCGACCTGGTGGAGAGCCTGCTGGCGCGCATCGGCGGGATGGTGCCGGGGACACTGGGCATTGTGGCCGGAGGTGTTGGCGGTGAGCGCCGCGAGGGGCTGTTGACCCTGCCCTACGTAGGTGGCGAGCAACTGGAGGCGCTCTTGTTCGCGGCGGATGTGCTGGTGTATCCCAGCCTGTCGGACAACCATCCCCTGGTGGTGCTGGAGGCCATGGCCCACGGCCTCCCGGTTGCTGCCTACGCAGTGGGGGGGATACCCGAGCAGATCGAGCACGGAAAACAGGGCCTGCTTGCGCCTGTGATGGCCGAAGACAAATTGGTCAAGGCGGTGACGACCATCCTGAACGATGCGGCGCTGTCCAGGGCCATGGGCGACAGCTGCCGGGATAAGGCCTCCCGGCATTTCACGTCCGCCCGCATGGCCAGGGACTACGAAAAGCTTTACGAGCGCATGCTGCGCCCCTCCGCCTGA